One part of the Ziziphus jujuba cultivar Dongzao chromosome 2, ASM3175591v1 genome encodes these proteins:
- the LOC132800700 gene encoding uncharacterized protein LOC132800700, which translates to MRYGFADCIAYALKVAEEMDSEPNTFEEALASKDLVKWKAAMDEEIDSLHRNQTWKLVDKPKGGRVVGCKWVFKKKEGVSRVEAPRVLNCINWTLRRHSCMETLRKRFTWLNPKDMQRVPRLIACKHMYEIDNLKKLMSSKFEMKELGEAKIILGIDIFRIRRCTRSVTTEATREALWLKWLVNELGVPQNQVIVHCDNQSAICLAKNQAFSDRAKHIEKKHHFVRELIDKDEVDLVKIAREKNPANMLTKIVPTKKLRLCMSLSNVQTK; encoded by the exons ATGAGATATGGTTTTGCAGATTGTATTGCATATGCTCTCAAAGTTGCGGAAGAAATGGACTCGGAGCCTAACACTTTTGAGGAAGCTTTAGCTTCAAAAGATTTGGTAAAGTGGAAGGCAGCCATGGATGAGGAGATCGATTCCTTACATAGAAATCAAACTTGGAAGTTAGTAGATAAGCCTAAAGGTGGAAGGGTTGTAGGTTGCAAGTGGGTGTTCAAGAAGAAGGAAGGTGTATCCAGAGTTGAGGCACCAAG GGTCTTGAATTGCATCAATTGGACATTAAGACGGCATTCTTGCATGGAGACCTTAAGGAAGAGATTTACATGGCTTAACCCAAAGGATATGCAAAGGGTGCCAAG GTTGATTGCGTGCAAACATATGTATGAGATTGATAATTTAAAGAAGTTGATGAGTTCTAAGTTTGAGATGAAAGAACTTGGAGAAGCCAAGATAATTTTGGGGATCGATATATTTCGGATAAGGAGA tGTACTCGGAGTGTTACAACGGAAGCAACAAGGGAGGCATTATGGTTAAAATGGTTGGTAAATGAGCTTGGTGTTCCCCAAAACCAAGTCATTGTGCATTGTGACAACCAAAGTGCAATCTGCTTGGCAAAGAATCAAGCTTTCTCGGATCGTGCAAAGCATATCGAGAAGAAGCACCACTTTGTTCGAGAATTAATTGACAAAGATGAAGTGGATTTGGTGAAGATTGCGCGTGAAAAGAATCCAGCAAATATGTTGACCAAGATAGTGCCAACAAAGAAGCTTAGGCTTTGTATGAGTCTAAGCAATGTGCAAACCAAATGA
- the LOC107407429 gene encoding deoxypodophyllotoxin synthase — protein sequence MGSQTELPRIPIIDFSKEELKLAASSSWLSLCNKIQYALENHGCFIAKYDQLSPELSKKIFSQTKDMFEVPTEIKMKNTSHVPYRGYHTGPSDPNMPRFEGLGIDNATSLEETQKFMNLMWPAGKDQLCEVVNSYAKLLGDLIEFIYEMVFESYGARKHYASFAASNSHVLRFLKLKPKDASLTTNIRFQSHKDLSFATIVHQIDIPGLEVQAKDGTWIAIQPQPSHFVFLASEAMQVWSNDRIKACNHRVTMSGSGERYSLGLFTFNNGVIQVPEELVDDKNPLLYKPFDHPEFIRFFLDADLATRLNNPIKTFCGV from the exons atgggttccCAAACAGAGCTCCCTCGAATTCCTATTATAGATTTTTCGAAGGAAGAATTGAAGCTTGCAGCTTCATCTTCTTGGCTTTCACTATGCAATAAAATCCAGTATGCATTAGAGAATCATGGTTGTTTCATAGCAAAATATGATCAACTTTCTCCTGAGCTTTCCAAGAAAATTTTTAGCCAAACCAAGGATATGTTTGAGGTTCCAAcagaaatcaaaatgaaaaatactagTCATGTACCTTACCGCGGTTACCATACTGGACCTTCAGATCCGAATATGCCAAGGTTTGAAGGCTTAGGCATTGACAATGCAACATCCCTGGAAGAAACTCAAAAGTTCATGAATCTCATGTGGCCTGCAGGAAAGGACCAGCTCTG CGAAGTTGTTAATTCTTATGCCAAGTTATTAGGAGATTTGATTGAATTCATTTATGAAATGGTGTTCGAAAGCTATGGTGCAAGGAAACACTATGCCTCTTTTGCTGCTTCCAATAGTCATGTTCTTAGATTCCTGAAATTGAAGCCTAAGGATGCTAGTTTAACGACCAATATAAGGTTTCAATCCCATAAGGACCTTAGCTTTGCAACTATAGTTCATCAGATTGATATTCCTGGATTGGAGGTACAAGCAAAGGATGGAACCTGGATTGCAATTCAACCCCAACCTTCACACTTTGTGTTCTTGGCTAGCGAAGCAATGCAG GTATGGAGCAATGACAGGATAAAAGCTTGCAACCATCGAGTGACGATGTCAGGAAGTGGGGAAAGATACTCACTAGGGTTGTTTACTTTCAACAATGGAGTCATACAAGTACCAGAAGAACTTGTAGATGATAAAAACCCATTGCTATATAAGCCATTTGATCATCCTGAGTTTATTCGTTTTTTCCTTGATGCTGATCTGGCAACCAGGTTAAATAATCCTATCAAGACCTTTTGTGGTGTCTAA